A single genomic interval of Halobacteriovorax sp. HLS harbors:
- a CDS encoding helix-turn-helix domain-containing protein produces the protein MNSVKDINKSWLSTDEAAKYLGKTQNAIWKLVSKGYLIKRKWGRRLFFKKSELDNLIENSLI, from the coding sequence TTGAATAGCGTTAAAGATATTAATAAGTCTTGGTTATCTACAGATGAAGCGGCCAAGTATCTTGGGAAGACACAGAATGCCATTTGGAAACTGGTGAGTAAAGGATATCTGATAAAAAGAAAATGGGGGAGACGATTATTCTTTAAAAAGTCTGAGCTAGATAACTTAATTGAGAATTCTTTAATTTAG
- a CDS encoding single-stranded DNA-binding protein — translation MNINNTELFVGRLGKEPDLRYTKTQKAVCHLSVATTDEEEKKTTWNKVVVWGKQAELCSLYLKKGKEVFVKGYREFKEFTTDDGEIKKYQEITANLIGFPNV, via the coding sequence ATGAATATCAATAATACAGAATTATTTGTTGGACGCTTAGGAAAAGAGCCGGATCTTAGATATACAAAAACTCAAAAGGCCGTGTGCCATTTGTCGGTGGCCACTACTGATGAAGAAGAAAAGAAGACAACTTGGAATAAGGTTGTTGTATGGGGAAAACAGGCTGAACTTTGTTCTTTATATCTTAAAAAGGGAAAGGAAGTTTTCGTTAAGGGATATCGAGAGTTTAAGGAATTTACTACAGATGACGGAGAGATAAAGAAGTATCAAGAAATCACTGCGAATCTAATTGGGTTTCCAAACGTCTAA